In one window of Lytechinus pictus isolate F3 Inbred chromosome 19, Lp3.0, whole genome shotgun sequence DNA:
- the LOC135157670 gene encoding sodium/glucose cotransporter 4-like, translated as MTGIRGLMLAVMLSALMSSLTSIFNSGSTIFTMDIWRFLRRFPSDQEMTKLSRKQNKKYELELMIVGRVFVIILVGISVLWVPIVMSGEGGQLFHYIQQITAYLAPSIAGLFTVALLWERINETGAFWGLTGAFIIGMIRMVLDFVYPSPGCGEEDLRPYGAKHLLIHYMYFALFLYLWTMLSVIIISLFTKPIPKQYLYRLTFWTRFSKAERWDIMAYQAGKEVREEGEEKKEGALYPNEKKYEPLNILDDAGPENGAEDDTNSQGPNDEESWWHRSFNWFCGFSNQENISDSQLKARETTQMAKVIQRKRDKIILNVLCVFVILIGVVLYGIYA; from the exons ATGACAG GTATCCGTGGCCTTATGTTAGCTGTGATGCTGAGTGCACTCATGAGCTCCTTGACGTCGATCTTCAACAGCGGCTCGACGATCTTCACCATGGATATCTGGAGGTTTCTCCGGAGGTTTCCTTCTGACCAGGAGATGACTAAATTGAGCCGAAAACAGAACAAGAAATATGAGCTTGAGCTCATGATAGTTGGACG GGTGTTTGTCATTATTCTGGTTGGTATTAGTGTGCTCTGGGTTCCTATTGTGATGAGCGGAGAAGGGGGACAGCTCTTTCATTACATCCAGCAAATCACTGCTTATCTTGCTCCATCAATTGCTG GTCTTTTCACTGTTGCGTTGCTATGGGAACGGATCAACGAAACCGGCGCCTTCTGGGGGTTAACCGGTGCCTTCATCATTGGTATGATACGCATGGTGCTGGACTTTGTGTACCCTTCCCCGGGATGCGGGGAAGAAGACCTTCGACCGTACGGCGCCAAACATCTCCTCATCCACTATATGTACTTTGCTCTTTTTCTCTACCTCTGGACGATGTTGAGTGTCATCATTATTAGCCTCTTCACAAAGCCTATTCCAAAACAATAT CTGTATCGTTTGACATTCTGGACGAGGTTCAGCAAAGCAGAGAGATGGGACATCATGGCTTACCAGGCTGGGAAGGAAGTAAGAGAGGAAGGAGAGGAGAAGAAAGAGGGCGCTCTTTACCCCAACGAAAAGAAGTATGAGCCCTTAAATATTCTTGATGATGCTGGACCAGAAAATGGTGCTGAAGATGATACCAACTCACAAG GTCCGAACGACGAGGAATCATGGTGGCATCGATCGTTCAATTGGTTCTGTGGTTTCTCAAATCAAGAGAACATCAGCGACTCACAGCTGAAAGCCAGGGAGACCACCCAGATGGCTAAGGTTATCCAACGCAAGAGAGATAAAATCATTCTCAATGTCCTCTGTGTCTTTGTTATTCTAATAGGCGTGGTTCTCTATGGCATTTATGCATAA